From one Triticum urartu cultivar G1812 chromosome 3, Tu2.1, whole genome shotgun sequence genomic stretch:
- the LOC125547961 gene encoding F-box protein PP2-B11-like, with the protein MDAPAACEIERLPEDLLMHVISLTSPADAFHTAAVSRAFHAAADSDTVWSRLLPRDLPQFAKRELPRKPPSTKKGMFRRLSDEPALLPGKYVRMQLDKATGAKCFTFSASALQITQANDAHTPLIRVGSVPGYSKRGKRFSQAAEIGHVNILEICAKIQRNILSQNTTYVAYMVFKLGPRFYSFDFPFQEASFGVVGSQSIRQVCLQGYVEDDDGADVPPRKHIVPSSYSIYNHNAVPPQKNVVFPRKKADGWMEVELGEFHNEGGDGEVSISLIETTKPKSGLIVWGIVIRSKQQKKNEEVSNKGQ; encoded by the exons ATGGACGCGCCGGCCGCCTGCGAGATCGAGCGCCTGCCGGAGGACCTCCTGATGCACGTGATATCGCTCACGTCGCCGGCGGACGCCTTCCACACTGCCGCCGTGTCCCGGGCCTTCCACGCCGCGGCCGACTCAGACACCGTCTGGTCCCGCCTCCTGCCGCGAGACCTCCCGCAGTTCGCCAAGAGGGAGCTCCCCCGCAAGCCGCCGTCGACCAAGAAGGGGATGTTCCggcgcctctccgacgaaccagCCCTCCTCCCGGGCAAATATGTG CGCATGCAGCTGGACAAGGCCACCGGCGCCAAGTGCTTCACGTTTTCGGCCAGCGCGCTACAGATCACCCAAGCTAATGATGCTCACACGCCCTTGATACGTGTAGGTTCAGTGCCGGGCTACAGCAAAAGAGGCAAAAG GTTCTCACAAGCAGCTGAAATCGGCCATGTTAACATACTCGAGATATGTGCCAAGATACAGAGAAACATCCTCTCTCAAAACACAACCTATGTGGCATACATGGTGTTCAAGCTAGGACCCAGATTTTACAGCTTCGATTTCCCGTTTCAAGAAGCCTCATTTGGCGTTGTTGGGAGCCAGTCGATCCGGCAGGTTTGCCTGCAAGGCTATGTCGAGGACGATGATGGAGCCGATGTTCCACCTCGGAAACACATTGTGCCAAGTTCTTATAGTATATATAATCATAACGCGGTTCCTCCTCAAAAGAACGTTGTTTTCCCACGTAAGAAAGCCGACGGTTGGATGGAGGTGGAGCTTGGTGAGTTCCATAATGAGGGAGGTGACGGTGAGGTCTCCATCAGCTTGATCGAGACAACAAAACCCAAGAGTGGCCTTATTGTCTGGGGCATTGTGATAAGAAGTAAGCAACAAAAGAAAAATGAAGAAGTAAGCAACAAAGGCCAGTAA
- the LOC125547962 gene encoding uncharacterized protein LOC125547962 — MCCSECGCYDAFCDRCCPCVSYDAREAILCGAACLAVLAEAVLLAVPLAAYGFIRHAEVTVRDASLTRLALAVSPATAFAYNLSLTLTVRNKNWAMSVRNTKPLEARYSFDGQPFERIRLAEEGSTQPAGDTQVYHLVSGEEGRYVALGNAGVAEFKAESATGMFKVEVAVSGEVRYQAHYTKCKFEAKCPLVLQLAPPGTPAVVFQEVKCKPVTADKNC, encoded by the coding sequence ATGTGCTGCAGCGAGTGCGGCTGCTACGACGCATTCTGCGACCGCTGCTGCCCCTGCGTCTCCTACGACGCGCGCGAGGCCATCCTCTGCGGCGCCGCCTGCCTCGCCGTCCTCGCCGAGGCCGTCCTCTTGGCCGTCCCCCTCGCCGCCTACGGCTTCATCCGCCACGCCGAGGTCACCGTCAGGGACGCCTCCCTCACGCGCCTCGCGCTCGCCGTCTCCCCGGCCACCGCGTTCGCTTACAACCTCTCGCTCACGCTCACCGTCCGGAACAAGAACTGGGCCATGAGCGTCAGGAACACCAAGCCGCTCGAGGCCCGCTACAGCTTCGACGGCCAGCCCTTCGAGCGGATCAGGCTCGCCGAGGAGGGCTCCACGCAGCCCGCCGGCGACACCCAGGTGTACCACCTCGTCTCCGGCGAGGAAGGCCGCTACGTCGCGCTCGGCAACGCCGGGGTGGCCGAGTTCAAGGCGGAGAGCGCGACGGGGATGTTCAAGGTGGAGGTGGCGGTGTCGGGCGAGGTCAGGTACCAGGCGCACTACACCAAGTGCAAGTTCGAGGCCAAATGCCCGCTGGTGCTGCAGCTCGCGCCGCCGGGCACGCCGGCCGTCGTGTTCCAGGAGGTCAAGTGCAAGCCTGTCACAGCCGACAAGAACTGCTAG